In Sphingobacterium zeae, one genomic interval encodes:
- a CDS encoding DUF4468 domain-containing protein, which produces MKRIILLAFMLIGSRLFAQEWKVVEWEGKPQSEIRSSLKAWVADYFKSARNVIQLDEVDRIIIKGNNSINEVSETKYGSIPVNYTVHFTIDFQIKDSKYRYIIKDISLKTPLVSFTPESLKLANDESRKTALKYKGNSRQAMESGADAVDRVLDQSNTFLSSLGRDIEAIPSKTKSETETW; this is translated from the coding sequence ATGAAAAGAATCATATTATTGGCCTTTATGCTAATTGGCAGTAGGTTATTCGCTCAGGAATGGAAAGTTGTAGAATGGGAGGGGAAGCCTCAATCAGAAATTCGGTCGTCTCTTAAAGCTTGGGTTGCTGATTATTTTAAAAGCGCTAGGAATGTAATCCAGCTTGACGAAGTGGATCGAATTATAATAAAGGGTAATAATTCAATTAATGAAGTTTCGGAAACCAAATATGGATCAATCCCTGTTAATTACACAGTACACTTTACAATTGATTTTCAAATTAAAGATTCGAAGTATAGATATATTATAAAAGATATATCACTAAAGACCCCGCTAGTTTCTTTTACACCTGAATCTTTAAAATTAGCAAATGATGAAAGTCGCAAAACTGCTTTAAAATATAAAGGGAACTCTAGGCAAGCAATGGAATCCGGGGCAGATGCTGTTGATCGGGTATTAGATCAAAGCAATACATTTTTATCAAGCCTTGGTAGAGATATAGAAGCTATTCCTTCAAAGACAAAATCAGAAACTGAAACTTGGTAA